CTCCGTCGCTCTTGAGCCAGAGGTCCTGGGGCGCCATCACGCGCTGCCGGGGAGGGCGGCCAGGTCGGCGCGGCGCACTGCGTCCATGTCCGCCGCGAAGATCCTCGCGTGCGGCAGGCGCTCGAACCGTCGGCGCCGCCAGGGGCCGCGCGGTCGGTCGCGGTAGCCGGCCTCCCAGCGGCAACCGTGGCCGTGCTGAGGTGTGGCGGTAGGGACGCCGTTGTCGGCGGTGGTGTACCAGCGGTCTCTGATCATCGTTCTTTCTCCTTTCAGGTTTGGCCATAACAAAGAGGCGGAGTCAATGATTTGTCCCGCGCGGCGGGACAGGGCGACTGGAACGGGAAGGTGAGGTTCGCCTTACTTAGCGGTCCGCGCCGAAACGACCGCGATGGGTGGTGACATCAATCAGGGACGTGCCGGAGGGGAGCTGCTTGACCACGTGCTCGACTGCGACGGAGATCATCCAGCCGATGGCCGCCGCGTGCGTGGTGTAGATCAGCAGCAGCACGATCAGCCAGGCCCGTAGCTCCGGGGCGAACAAATAGGCACTGGTGGCCATGACAGCCAGTGGAACAACGAGCCCAAGGGTCGCTGTGCGCCAGACTTTTGGATTCAACATGGAGTCCCCTAGATGCCAGTGGCGATCACCCGATCGCACGCTGGGATCTTGCGCAAAAAGGCGGATCCACGCCAGTAGGAATACCGATTCAGAGTAGAAATATCACTCTGGAATGACTTCCCGTTACGGAACGCGTCCGTTCTCTACCCAGGGTTGTCTCCACTCGGTCACGCTCCGAGAGCTTCACCGTCAGCCTGCTGCTCGGCCCGGTAGGCGTCGCGCATGTCCAGCGCGTCGACCAGCCACCGCGCGACCGCGGCCTTGGTCATCGTCGGTACGGCCATCACCTCCAGCAGCATCTCGCCGAACTCGACGTTGGTCGCCGTGACGATCCGGCGCTCGGCGGCGTCCAGCTCGCGTTCCCGCCGCACGACCGCTGTCGCGCCGGACCGGAACGCACCGGCCGGCAGGTCGAGTGCGCGTTCGATCGCGACCAGGTGGGTTCCCTGCGTATCGCGGGTGCCGGTTTCGGCCGATGTCCAGGTGCCGCGGTCGATGCCGGCTTTGCGTGCCGCTGCGGCCACGCTCAGGCCCGCGCGTTCCCGGTAGTGGCGGATCATCTCGGCGATGCGCCGTCGGTCCTGGTCTTCGGCCATGTTCGTCACTCCCCCGCTAGAACCCTGCTGAATCTAGCGGAAACCGCCACTCCCCGTGTCCGCAGGACTACGGATTGCGGAATGTGGCGGCAGGGTGTTGCGGAACTCTGCGGAACTTCGTAGTGTCCTGCGGCATGACGACGACGCCAACTCCCGCCGGAGTGGAGATCAACGGCGGCCGAGTCCGAACCGAACGCCAGCTGCTGGGCCACAACCTCCGCGCCTTCGCGGAGAAGGCCGACATCAGCCTGCAGTACCTCAGCCAGATCGAGCGCGGTGACCGCCAACGGGTCAGCCCGGCGGTGTTCGGCCGGATCTGCGACGCCCTGCGCATCCCGAAGGACCAGCGACGGCAGCTCGTGCTGTCCGACGCCGCCTGACTCCTCGCACGAAAACGGGCCGCCCGCCACACCCCCGGAATGCAGCCGGGAGCGGACAGACGGCCCAACGAACAGGAGCGGAGAACTCCATGCCCATCCGAACGATACCGCCCGTGCCCGCCGAGGCGGGCACCCAGAGCCAGCGGGTGCTGGTGCGCGTCGCGGAGCACGTCGCCCGCGGCATCGTGCCGAGCCAGGCCCGGCACGCGCTAGCCGACCTGCTCGTGCTGGTCGACCAGCACGCCCGCACGCTGCCGACGCCGGTGGTCGCGGCGGTGGACGCGGTCGTGGCCGCGTACCAGCCGACGCTGCACCCCGAGGTGCGCACGGTCCGCGTCCAGGACCGCCAGGACCACTTCCCCCGCATCGTCACGGTGACGGTGCCGTGGGTCTGCCCGAAGTGCGGCGGCCCGCGCGGCGAGGTCAACCCCACGGAGATCCCGCTGTTCGGCAGCCGGCGCGCGGTCGACACCTGGCGCAACCCGTGCGGGCACATCGACCACCACCGCGACGTGGTGCGCGAGGCCGCCCGGTTCCGCGAGCTGGTCGACGTCGACGCGCTCGCCGAGCAGACCGCCGCGCCCGCCGACCGCCCGGCCCCGGCCACCGAGCCGGTCCTGGTCATCCAGGCCGACCCCGCCCCGCGCGGCTACGCGATCCCCTCGCCGGACGAGGTCGCCGCGTCCATCCCCCTGGCCGCCCCGCTGCCGAGCACGTACGCCGACCCGGCCGTGCTCGCCGCGATCCGCGAGCACCTGGCCGGTGGCCGATGAGCCGCCGCGACATCACCGGCGTAGCCCGTGCCCTGGGCGTCGGTGTTCAGCGCATCGTCCAGCTGGTGCACGAGCTGACCCAGCAGCACGGCGAGGCGACCATCGTCGCCGAGCGCGAGGAGGAGCTGGGCAACCACGAGCTGACCGCGCAGGGCGTCGAGCTGCTGCGAGACCAGGTCGAGAACTCGGGTGCCGCGCTGATCGAGTCCCTGGAGCTGACGATCCGGTTCGTGGGGCTGACCGGGCTGCGCCGGGACCAGGTGACGCTCATCCTGTACCGCTACCAGCTCCGCGTCAGCGTCGACAGCGGAGCGCCCTGTGACGTGCTGTTCGCGCTCGACGCGCTGACCAGCCCGGTGATCAAGGCCACCCGCTGGGACCCGGCGCGCATCCACCTGGAGGTGTCGGGCCAGTTCGAGGGCCGCCAGGTCGAGGTGTCCACGACCGCCACCGGTGACGAGGGCCGGGCGCTGGACGAACGACTCGACTGGCCTGAGATCACGGGCGGCTACCCCTCCGTCAGCCCCACGCCCGACGAGCTGCGCGCGCTGGTCTCGACGGCGGTGGCGTCGTGAGCGTTCTGGACTTGGCGGTGCGGGTCGCGACCGACCCGGCGCTGCGGCAGCGCGGCCTCGGCGAGCTGGTCGGCCTGGACTTCCCCGGCCCGGGGTTCCAGCAGGGCCGGGTGAGCGTGCAGGTCCGCCCGGCGCGCCGGGCTCACGCGGTGGACACCGCGCTGGCGTGGTTCTACCTGCTCGACCGCGCGACGGCGAGCCTGCGGAACTACGACACCCGCGTGGCCGTGTACGTCTCCGGTGACCTGGCCGGTGACCCGGTCCAGGCGTGGCTGTCGGTGGACGGCACGGCCGCGATGCTGCTGCGCGACGCGGTCGACACGGCCAGCGGGTGGGACCCGTGGGACAGCGCGGACGCCTCGGTGCACCTGCTGCGCCGGGTCGCGGTCGACGTGTCCGAGTGGTCGTGGTCGTGGTGCTGAGCCGACTGCTGGTGCACGTGGCGAAGTGGTGCCTGGTCGTGATCACCGTGTTGTTCGTGGTGCGCTGCCACGGCGACGCCGAGATCGCGACGGTCGTCGGCGAGGACGACGTGCTGTCCGAGATCCGCGCGGACGACGCGCTGCTGGACGCCCTCGGCGGCCGCGACAGCACGCTGGCCAACGCGCTGGCCGAGGACGAGCTGAACGCGCTGCTGCTGTCCTGGCGGCGCGAGGTCGAGAGCCCGCCGGTGGGCGTGCCGGTCGCCACCGACGCCATCGCCCAGGCGGTGACCCGATGAGCGCCCTGGTCCCCGGGCTGACCTCGCGTCAGGCCGAGATCGTGCGCCTGGCGGCCACCGGCGCGACCGACGACGAGATCGGCCGCGTGCTCAACCTCTCCGCGCAGACGGTCAAGTCCCACATGCAGCGGATCAGCGCCGCGTGGGGCACGTCGGGCCGGGTGCAGATCGTCGTCACGGCCATCGCCGCCGGCGTGCTGCCCATGCCCGGTGTGGCCGGGCGCGGCTCGTGGCTGGACGTGCGGCTGCGGCAGCTCCGCGCGGTGCTGGACCTGCCGCAGTCCACCGCGCCCGCCGACCAGCAGCTGGCCGAGGTGATCAACGCGGCTCAGGCGCTGCGCCCGGCCGCGAACAGCCAAGGCCGCGCCGAGGCCGAGCACGC
This genomic window from Saccharothrix sp. HUAS TT1 contains:
- a CDS encoding helix-turn-helix domain-containing protein — its product is MAEDQDRRRIAEMIRHYRERAGLSVAAAARKAGIDRGTWTSAETGTRDTQGTHLVAIERALDLPAGAFRSGATAVVRRERELDAAERRIVTATNVEFGEMLLEVMAVPTMTKAAVARWLVDALDMRDAYRAEQQADGEALGA
- a CDS encoding helix-turn-helix domain-containing protein; this translates as MTTTPTPAGVEINGGRVRTERQLLGHNLRAFAEKADISLQYLSQIERGDRQRVSPAVFGRICDALRIPKDQRRQLVLSDAA
- a CDS encoding response regulator transcription factor → MSALVPGLTSRQAEIVRLAATGATDDEIGRVLNLSAQTVKSHMQRISAAWGTSGRVQIVVTAIAAGVLPMPGVAGRGSWLDVRLRQLRAVLDLPQSTAPADQQLAEVINAAQALRPAANSQGRAEAEHAHNPCCSSHGVPMSCAQYRRTHFVEVRPCCSADAARLAADEEVPRG